The Fructilactobacillus myrtifloralis genome contains a region encoding:
- a CDS encoding DNA-directed RNA polymerase subunit alpha, which translates to MIEFEKPNIHKIEETNNYGEVVVEPLERGYGTTLGNSLRRVLLASLPGAAVTSVQIDGVLHEFSTVKGVTEDVTKIILNLKKLKLKIDSEDDQNETHTMSVNVTGPADVTGADLVTDSDTTILNPDLHIATVAEGATLHMTVTANKGRGYVSAEENKARNDEMPIGVLPVDSIYTPIERVNYQVEDTRVGQRDDFDKLTLDVWTNGSITPSEAISLAAKVLSQHLEMFVDLTDKAQQANVMVEKEESHKEKMLEMSIEELDLSVRSYNCLKRAGINTVQELTDKSMADMMKVRNLGRKSLEEIEQKLEGLGLSFRKED; encoded by the coding sequence ATGATTGAATTTGAAAAGCCAAACATTCACAAAATTGAAGAAACAAATAACTATGGTGAAGTAGTTGTCGAACCATTAGAACGTGGCTACGGGACAACCTTAGGGAACTCTTTGCGACGAGTTTTACTAGCTTCTTTACCAGGCGCTGCAGTTACTAGTGTTCAAATTGATGGTGTTTTACACGAATTCTCAACCGTTAAAGGGGTTACTGAGGATGTCACAAAGATCATTTTGAACTTGAAAAAGTTGAAATTGAAAATTGACAGTGAAGACGATCAAAACGAAACCCACACGATGAGTGTGAACGTTACTGGTCCGGCCGATGTAACTGGGGCTGACCTCGTCACTGACAGTGATACCACGATTTTGAATCCCGATTTGCACATTGCAACGGTTGCTGAGGGTGCTACTTTACACATGACGGTAACGGCTAACAAGGGCCGTGGTTATGTATCAGCTGAAGAAAACAAAGCTAGAAATGACGAAATGCCAATTGGCGTGTTACCAGTCGATTCTATCTATACCCCAATCGAACGTGTTAACTATCAGGTTGAAGATACGCGTGTTGGACAGCGTGATGACTTTGATAAATTGACTCTCGATGTTTGGACTAATGGTTCAATTACTCCTTCCGAAGCGATTAGCTTGGCAGCTAAAGTGTTATCACAACACTTAGAAATGTTCGTGGACCTCACGGACAAGGCCCAACAAGCTAACGTCATGGTGGAAAAAGAAGAAAGCCATAAAGAAAAAATGCTCGAAATGTCAATTGAAGAATTGGATCTTTCCGTTCGTTCTTACAATTGTTTAAAACGAGCTGGAATTAATACCGTGCAAGAATTAACCGATAAATCCATGGCTGACATGATGAAAGTTCGCAACCTCGGACGCAAGTCCCTGGAAGAAATCGAACAGAAGCTGGAAGGGCTTGGATTATCATTTCGTAAAGAAGACTAA